In a single window of the Leclercia sp. AS011 genome:
- a CDS encoding anaerobic sulfatase maturase: MTGCQVMAKPASSRCNLNCRYCFYIDKPQQPIMDDATLETFIQQHIAAQPGPEVQFAWQGGGPTLCGLDFFRRVAQLQHRYGGGKRITNAFQTNGILLNDAWCRFFREQGWLVGISLDGPAALHDAYRVSRSGNPTHHKVMAAIEKLRAHQVSFNLLTVINRHNSRQPERMYRYLRALGTPYLQFLPLQEQDNPESVSDEQWGAFLSTVFDVWVREDIGRVYVQLFDSTLGVWCGYPSQMCSLAATCGHAFALEANGDLFQCDHYVWPEYRLGNIHQTPLAELNRSEAAIAFGLRKQSDLSAECQACPMRHLCNGDCPKHRIEGKSALCAGYQAFFRHSAPHMRVMRDLIRHHRSPLELMALLQQSHRAS, from the coding sequence ATGACAGGATGTCAGGTCATGGCCAAGCCGGCCAGTTCACGTTGCAATCTCAACTGCCGCTACTGCTTTTATATCGATAAACCCCAGCAACCGATCATGGATGACGCCACGCTGGAGACCTTCATTCAGCAGCATATCGCCGCCCAGCCCGGGCCGGAGGTGCAGTTTGCCTGGCAGGGTGGGGGGCCAACGCTCTGCGGGCTGGATTTCTTCCGCCGCGTCGCACAACTGCAGCACCGCTATGGCGGGGGAAAGCGCATCACCAATGCCTTTCAGACCAACGGGATCCTGCTTAACGATGCCTGGTGTCGGTTCTTCCGTGAGCAGGGCTGGCTGGTGGGGATCTCGCTGGACGGTCCGGCGGCGCTGCATGATGCGTACCGCGTCAGCCGCAGCGGCAATCCCACCCATCACAAGGTGATGGCGGCGATCGAAAAACTGCGCGCCCATCAGGTGTCGTTTAACCTGCTGACGGTCATTAACCGGCACAACAGCCGCCAGCCGGAGCGCATGTATCGCTATTTGCGCGCGCTGGGCACCCCGTATCTGCAGTTTCTTCCCCTGCAGGAGCAGGATAATCCGGAATCGGTGAGCGATGAGCAGTGGGGAGCGTTCCTGTCGACGGTATTTGACGTCTGGGTGCGGGAGGATATTGGTCGCGTCTATGTCCAGCTCTTCGACTCGACGCTGGGGGTGTGGTGCGGCTACCCGTCGCAGATGTGTTCCCTTGCCGCCACCTGCGGCCACGCCTTTGCGCTGGAGGCCAATGGCGATCTCTTCCAGTGCGATCACTACGTCTGGCCCGAGTACCGGCTGGGCAACATCCATCAGACGCCGCTGGCAGAGCTGAATCGCAGCGAGGCGGCCATCGCTTTTGGCCTGCGCAAGCAAAGCGACTTATCCGCCGAATGTCAGGCCTGTCCGATGCGTCATCTGTGCAACGGCGACTGCCCGAAACACCGCATTGAGGGCAAAAGCGCGCTCTGTGCCGGATATCAGGCATTTTTCCGCCACTCCGCCCCGCATATGCGGGTGATGCGCGATTTAATCCGCCATCACCGTTCACCCCTGGAGCTGATGGCCCTGCTACAGCAGAGCCACCGGGCAAGTTAA
- the emrD gene encoding multidrug efflux MFS transporter EmrD, with protein sequence MKRQRNVNLLLMLILLVAVGQMAQTIYIPAIADMAKALHVREGAVQSVMGAYLLTYGVSQLFYGPLSDRVGRRPVILVGMTIFMIATVIAMTTHSLSVLIAASALQGVGTGVGGVMARTLPRDMYQGTQLRHANSLLNMGILVSPLLAPLIGGMLDTLWSWRACYGFLLVLCIIVTFSMARWMPETRPAEAPRTKLITSYKILFGNGAFNCYVLMLVGGLAGIAVFEASSGVLLGAGLGLSSMVVSILFILPIPAAFFGAWFAGRANKRFTTLMWQSVVSCLLAGLMMWIPGLFGVMNVWTLLIPAALFFFGAGMLFPLATSGAMEPFPFLAGTAGALVGGLQNIGSGALAWLSAMMPQNGQASLGLLMTLMGLLIVLCWLPLASRASHHEQAV encoded by the coding sequence ATGAAAAGACAGCGGAACGTTAATTTACTCTTGATGTTGATATTGCTGGTCGCCGTCGGTCAGATGGCGCAAACCATCTATATCCCGGCCATTGCGGACATGGCGAAGGCACTCCACGTTCGTGAAGGCGCGGTGCAGAGCGTGATGGGCGCGTACCTGCTGACCTACGGCGTCTCGCAGCTGTTCTACGGCCCGCTCTCGGATCGCGTTGGCCGTCGCCCGGTGATCCTGGTCGGGATGACAATTTTTATGATCGCCACGGTGATTGCCATGACGACCCACAGCCTGAGCGTGCTGATTGCCGCCAGCGCGTTGCAGGGCGTCGGCACCGGCGTCGGCGGGGTGATGGCGCGCACGTTGCCACGCGATATGTATCAGGGCACCCAGCTGCGCCATGCCAACAGCCTGCTGAACATGGGCATTCTGGTCAGCCCGCTGCTGGCCCCGCTGATTGGCGGCATGCTGGATACCCTATGGTCCTGGCGGGCCTGCTACGGCTTCCTGCTGGTGCTGTGCATCATTGTCACCTTCAGCATGGCGCGCTGGATGCCGGAAACCCGGCCTGCCGAAGCGCCGCGCACTAAACTTATCACCAGCTACAAAATCCTCTTCGGCAACGGGGCCTTCAACTGCTACGTGCTGATGCTGGTGGGCGGCCTGGCGGGCATCGCAGTTTTCGAAGCCAGTTCGGGCGTGCTGTTAGGTGCCGGGCTGGGCCTCAGCAGCATGGTGGTCAGTATTCTGTTTATCCTGCCGATCCCGGCGGCGTTTTTCGGCGCCTGGTTTGCCGGACGCGCCAATAAACGCTTCACCACCCTGATGTGGCAGTCGGTAGTGAGCTGCCTGCTGGCAGGGCTGATGATGTGGATCCCGGGGCTGTTCGGAGTGATGAACGTCTGGACCCTGCTGATCCCGGCGGCGCTGTTCTTCTTTGGCGCGGGGATGCTGTTCCCGCTGGCGACCAGCGGCGCGATGGAGCCCTTCCCGTTCCTCGCCGGCACCGCCGGGGCGCTGGTGGGCGGTCTGCAGAATATCGGCTCCGGCGCACTGGCCTGGCTCTCGGCGATGATGCCGCAAAACGGACAGGCGAGCCTCGGGCTGCTGATGACCTTAATGGGGTTGCTGATTGTCCTCTGCTGGCTGCCGCTGGCCTCCCGCGCCTCGCATCACGAGCAGGCGGTGTAA
- a CDS encoding type II toxin-antitoxin system YafO family toxin — MAVTAEYSNVTWDAFFLPTFSVHPGLEPQLKSEFITYKSTGAPSDLLGRDAPFDFPPFAVDANVHHIHVNLHYEKNWRERQENYHRTSDHYLIYTEHMWESGRFMLMGLITPAHQRMSSGDNRLLSYFADVAENFHSS; from the coding sequence ATGGCTGTAACGGCTGAATACAGCAATGTTACATGGGATGCGTTCTTCCTTCCCACTTTTAGCGTTCATCCCGGCCTCGAACCTCAGCTTAAATCTGAATTTATCACTTACAAATCAACAGGTGCGCCTTCCGATCTCCTTGGACGGGACGCACCTTTTGACTTTCCGCCCTTTGCGGTTGACGCTAACGTTCACCACATACACGTTAATCTGCATTACGAAAAGAACTGGCGAGAGCGTCAAGAGAACTACCACCGGACCAGCGATCATTACCTGATTTATACCGAACATATGTGGGAGTCAGGCAGATTCATGTTGATGGGCCTGATTACACCGGCTCACCAACGTATGTCTTCAGGTGATAACCGTCTACTTAGCTACTTTGCAGATGTTGCAGAAAATTTTCATTCCTCCTGA
- a CDS encoding GNAT family N-acetyltransferase → MLRLLIEPVTPDEPGYIALKTESTALNFNMLRRLEENWERGENRFNAPGEKLLGAFLNGKLVGICGLNRDPFSQQPRAGRIRHLYISESCRGLGIGGQLLAVVMADASVWFDFLNTHAPHTAWAFYQRAGFTLVADEPRVTHRLFCAV, encoded by the coding sequence ATGTTGCGTTTATTAATTGAGCCTGTCACGCCGGACGAACCGGGGTATATCGCGCTCAAAACCGAGAGCACTGCGCTCAATTTTAATATGTTGCGTCGGCTGGAAGAGAACTGGGAGCGAGGTGAAAACCGTTTTAACGCCCCGGGAGAAAAGCTGCTGGGTGCCTTTCTGAACGGCAAACTGGTGGGGATTTGCGGGCTAAACCGCGATCCGTTCAGCCAGCAGCCGCGGGCCGGTCGCATTCGTCATCTCTATATCAGCGAAAGCTGTCGTGGGCTGGGTATCGGCGGGCAGCTGCTCGCCGTGGTGATGGCCGATGCCAGCGTCTGGTTCGATTTTCTCAATACCCATGCGCCCCACACCGCCTGGGCATTCTACCAGCGGGCTGGCTTTACGCTGGTCGCGGATGAACCGCGCGTCACCCATCGCCTTTTTTGTGCGGTTTAA
- the dsdA gene encoding D-serine ammonia-lyase: MENANISTLIAQYPLVEDLIALKETTWFNPNATTLAAGLPYVGLTNADVEDARARLNRFAPYLALAFPETAATHGIIESELVAIPAMQKRLEKELNIPIPGTLLLKKDSHLPISGSIKARGGIYEVLTHAEKLALAAGLLSLDDDYSILLEPRFKDFFSQYSIAVGSTGNLGMSIGIMSARIGFKVTVHMSADAREWKKAKLRSHGVTVVEYEQDYGVAVEQGRKAAENDPNCFFIDDENSRTLFLGYAVAGERLKAQFAEQGRVVDAEHPLFVYLPCGVGGGPGGVAFGLKLAFGDHVHCIFAEPTHSPCMLLGVYTGLHDKIAVQDLGIDNLTAADGLAVGRASGFVGRAMERLLDGFYTLSDQSMYDMLGWLAQEENIRLEPSALAGMAGPVRLAASGHYPLENATHLVWATGGGMVPDEEMAKYLVKGR; the protein is encoded by the coding sequence ATGGAAAATGCAAACATCAGCACTTTAATCGCACAGTATCCTCTGGTGGAGGATCTGATCGCCCTGAAAGAAACCACCTGGTTCAACCCGAACGCCACCACCCTGGCCGCTGGCCTGCCCTATGTTGGCCTGACCAACGCCGACGTGGAGGATGCCCGGGCGCGCCTGAACCGCTTTGCGCCTTACCTCGCTCTCGCGTTTCCGGAAACGGCGGCCACTCACGGGATTATCGAATCTGAACTGGTGGCTATTCCGGCAATGCAAAAGCGGCTGGAGAAGGAGTTAAATATCCCTATTCCCGGCACCCTGCTGCTGAAAAAAGACAGCCACCTGCCGATCTCCGGCTCGATTAAAGCCCGCGGCGGGATCTATGAAGTGCTGACCCACGCCGAAAAACTGGCTCTGGCCGCCGGGCTACTCAGCCTCGACGACGATTACAGCATCCTGCTGGAGCCGCGCTTCAAAGATTTCTTCAGCCAGTACAGCATTGCCGTGGGATCAACCGGCAACCTCGGGATGTCTATCGGTATCATGAGCGCCCGCATCGGCTTTAAGGTAACGGTGCACATGTCTGCCGACGCCCGCGAGTGGAAGAAAGCAAAACTGCGCAGCCACGGCGTGACGGTGGTGGAGTATGAGCAGGATTACGGCGTGGCGGTGGAACAAGGGCGCAAGGCGGCGGAAAACGATCCGAACTGCTTCTTTATCGACGATGAAAACTCCCGCACCCTGTTCCTGGGCTATGCCGTGGCAGGCGAGCGCCTGAAAGCGCAGTTTGCCGAACAGGGCCGGGTGGTGGATGCGGAGCACCCGCTGTTTGTCTATCTGCCGTGCGGCGTGGGCGGCGGGCCTGGCGGAGTGGCGTTTGGGCTGAAGCTGGCTTTTGGCGACCATGTTCACTGCATTTTTGCCGAACCGACCCACTCCCCGTGCATGCTGCTGGGGGTCTATACCGGTCTGCACGATAAGATTGCGGTGCAGGATCTGGGGATCGATAACCTCACCGCGGCGGATGGACTGGCGGTAGGTCGCGCCTCCGGCTTTGTTGGCCGCGCCATGGAGCGCCTGCTCGACGGGTTCTATACCCTCTCCGATCAGAGCATGTACGACATGCTGGGCTGGCTGGCGCAGGAGGAGAACATTCGCCTTGAGCCGTCGGCACTGGCGGGCATGGCCGGGCCGGTGCGCCTCGCCGCCTCCGGTCACTATCCGCTGGAGAACGCCACTCACCTGGTGTGGGCCACCGGCGGCGGGATGGTGCCGGACGAGGAGATGGCGAAGTACCTGGTGAAAGGGCGTTAA
- the ilvB gene encoding acetolactate synthase large subunit yields MASSGTTSHKTRFTGAQLIVHLLERQGITTVAGIPGGTVLPLYDALSQSTQIRHVLARHEQGAGFIAQGMARTQGKPAVCMACSGPGATNLVTAIADARLDSIPLVCITGQVPASMIGTDAFQEVDTYGISIPITKHNYLVRDISELPQVISDAFRIAQSGRPGPVWIDIPKDVQTAEIEIDVLPEPGTRAPSPAFSVESVREAAAMINAAQRPVLYLGGGVIDAPDAVRALAEKASLPTTMTLMALGMLPKAHPLSLGMLGMHGARSTNFILQEADLLIVLGARFDDRAIGKTEQFCPNAKIIHVDIDRAELGKIKQPHVAIQGDVNEVLAQLLPHIDATPRSAWHQQVSGLQQEFPGAIPTEGDPLSHYGLINAVAACVDDSAIITTDVGQHQMWTAQAYPLNRPRQWLTSGGLGTMGFGLPAAVGAALANPDRKVICFSGDGSLMMNIQEMATAAENQLDVKIILMNNEALGLVHQQQSLFYKQGVFAATYPGMINFMQIAAGFGLHTCDLNAEEDAHAALQAAISRPGPALIHVRIDPQQKVYPMVPPGAANTEMVGE; encoded by the coding sequence ATGGCAAGTTCGGGCACAACATCACACAAGACGCGTTTCACAGGCGCGCAGTTAATCGTTCATCTGCTGGAACGTCAGGGCATTACCACGGTAGCGGGTATTCCTGGCGGGACGGTACTCCCGCTGTATGACGCCTTAAGCCAGAGCACGCAGATCCGCCACGTGCTGGCGCGTCACGAGCAGGGCGCAGGCTTTATCGCCCAGGGCATGGCGCGTACTCAGGGCAAACCGGCGGTCTGTATGGCCTGTAGCGGGCCGGGTGCCACCAACCTGGTGACCGCCATCGCCGACGCGCGTCTCGACTCAATCCCGTTAGTCTGCATTACCGGCCAGGTGCCTGCCTCGATGATCGGCACCGATGCGTTTCAGGAAGTGGACACCTACGGCATCTCTATCCCCATCACCAAGCACAACTATTTAGTGCGCGATATCAGCGAATTACCGCAGGTTATCAGCGATGCGTTCCGTATCGCCCAGTCCGGCCGTCCGGGCCCGGTGTGGATAGACATTCCTAAGGATGTGCAGACCGCTGAAATTGAGATCGACGTGCTGCCGGAGCCCGGCACCCGCGCGCCATCGCCAGCCTTCAGCGTTGAGAGCGTGCGCGAGGCGGCGGCAATGATCAACGCCGCACAGCGCCCGGTGCTCTATCTGGGCGGCGGAGTGATCGACGCGCCTGACGCGGTGCGCGCCCTGGCCGAGAAAGCCAGCCTGCCGACCACCATGACCCTGATGGCGCTGGGTATGCTGCCAAAAGCACACCCGCTGTCGCTGGGGATGCTCGGGATGCACGGCGCGCGCAGCACCAACTTTATTCTGCAGGAGGCGGATCTGCTGATTGTTCTCGGGGCGCGTTTTGATGACCGGGCGATTGGCAAAACCGAGCAGTTCTGCCCGAATGCCAAAATCATTCACGTGGATATCGACCGCGCGGAGCTGGGCAAAATCAAACAGCCGCACGTGGCGATCCAGGGCGACGTCAACGAGGTGCTGGCGCAGCTGCTGCCGCACATCGACGCCACCCCGCGTAGCGCGTGGCATCAGCAGGTATCCGGTTTGCAGCAGGAGTTCCCGGGTGCCATCCCGACTGAAGGCGATCCGCTCAGCCATTACGGGCTGATTAACGCCGTGGCTGCCTGCGTGGACGACAGCGCCATCATCACCACCGACGTGGGCCAGCACCAGATGTGGACTGCCCAGGCCTACCCGCTGAACCGTCCGCGCCAGTGGCTGACCTCCGGCGGGCTGGGAACCATGGGCTTTGGCCTGCCTGCGGCCGTGGGCGCGGCGCTGGCGAACCCGGACCGCAAGGTGATCTGCTTCTCCGGCGACGGCAGCCTGATGATGAACATTCAGGAGATGGCCACCGCGGCCGAAAACCAGTTAGACGTGAAAATCATCCTGATGAACAACGAGGCGCTGGGCCTGGTGCATCAGCAGCAGAGCCTGTTCTACAAGCAGGGCGTCTTTGCTGCCACCTATCCGGGAATGATTAACTTTATGCAGATTGCTGCCGGTTTTGGTCTGCACACCTGCGATCTGAATGCCGAAGAGGATGCCCACGCGGCGCTGCAGGCGGCGATCTCACGCCCGGGCCCGGCGCTGATCCACGTCCGTATCGATCCACAACAAAAAGTCTATCCGATGGTCCCACCCGGTGCGGCCAATACTGAAATGGTGGGGGAATAA
- the ivbL gene encoding ilvB operon leader peptide IvbL — protein sequence MNASMLTSTLLKTAQPAAVVVVRVVVVVGNAP from the coding sequence ATGAACGCTTCCATGCTGACCTCGACCCTACTAAAAACTGCGCAACCAGCCGCAGTGGTCGTCGTGCGTGTGGTGGTGGTCGTCGGCAATGCGCCGTAG
- the tisB gene encoding type I toxin-antitoxin system toxin TisB, protein MSVVDMVVLILKLIVAALQLLDAVLKYVK, encoded by the coding sequence ATGAGCGTAGTGGATATGGTTGTACTTATCCTCAAACTCATTGTTGCAGCACTGCAACTGCTTGATGCTGTCCTGAAATACGTTAAGTGA
- a CDS encoding EamA family transporter produces MTLTVFCILLFAALLHASWNAIVKAGTDKLYSAISVSGSATLIALVLLPFSPQPSAASWPFLMVSCALQVVYTVLVAKTYQVSDMSQTYPLMRGTAPLLVALIGTLLLGDHLSWLAWSGIGVICLSILIMALNGRMQSRKGIWLALLNACFIAGYTLVDGTGVRLSETALGYTLWTFFMNGFCLLVWAMVARRREASGYLRLHWKKGLLGGIGTMGSYGLALWAMTQAPLAVVAALRETSILFGALIAFVLLKEKVMGLRIAAALGIAGGAILLRLA; encoded by the coding sequence ATGACCCTTACCGTTTTCTGCATTCTGCTGTTCGCCGCGCTGCTGCATGCCAGCTGGAACGCCATCGTTAAAGCCGGAACGGACAAGCTCTACTCCGCCATTAGCGTGAGCGGTTCCGCAACCCTTATCGCCCTGGTGTTACTCCCGTTCTCACCGCAACCCTCGGCGGCAAGCTGGCCATTTTTGATGGTCTCCTGCGCCTTACAGGTGGTGTATACCGTTCTGGTCGCGAAGACCTATCAGGTCTCGGATATGAGTCAGACCTACCCGCTGATGCGCGGCACCGCACCGCTGCTGGTGGCGCTGATCGGCACGCTGTTGCTCGGCGATCATCTCTCGTGGCTCGCCTGGTCCGGCATCGGCGTGATCTGCCTGTCGATACTGATCATGGCGCTGAACGGACGCATGCAGTCGCGCAAAGGGATCTGGCTGGCGCTGCTGAATGCCTGTTTTATCGCGGGCTATACGCTGGTGGATGGCACCGGCGTGCGGCTGTCGGAAACCGCGCTGGGCTATACGCTGTGGACCTTCTTTATGAATGGTTTTTGCCTGCTCGTCTGGGCGATGGTGGCGCGTCGCCGTGAAGCCTCTGGCTACCTGCGCCTGCACTGGAAAAAAGGTCTGCTCGGTGGCATCGGTACAATGGGTTCTTACGGTCTGGCACTCTGGGCGATGACCCAGGCGCCGCTGGCTGTTGTCGCGGCGCTGCGTGAAACCTCGATACTCTTTGGGGCGCTTATTGCCTTTGTGCTTTTAAAAGAGAAGGTTATGGGTCTGCGTATCGCGGCGGCGCTGGGTATTGCAGGGGGTGCTATTCTGCTGCGCCTGGCCTGA